In Paenibacillus guangzhouensis, a single window of DNA contains:
- a CDS encoding sugar isomerase domain-containing protein, with the protein MSIGANEIFRAMTSIIEQLERTQMGNVSKAAEEMFQSLLKGGIVHIFGAGHSRAFGMEMCGRAGGLAPMKLVGLEDIAALAGTTGINLVELERDPYTAHRLMEMHAVQPEDAFVIVSNSGRNGASNELALECQRRGIPVIVVTSLDHSQHTDSRHPSGKKLYEIADVVIDNCCPYGDVLLDIPGLTEKTGSASSVAGAMIAQSLTAEIIARFVQADRTPPVFISANVDGGDEHNRAIVQQYGHRQITY; encoded by the coding sequence ATGAGCATTGGAGCGAATGAAATATTCAGAGCCATGACGTCGATCATCGAGCAATTAGAACGTACACAAATGGGCAATGTGAGTAAGGCTGCTGAAGAGATGTTTCAAAGTTTGTTAAAAGGGGGGATCGTGCATATCTTCGGTGCGGGGCATTCGCGCGCATTCGGTATGGAGATGTGCGGCAGAGCTGGAGGACTGGCGCCAATGAAGCTGGTCGGTCTGGAGGATATCGCTGCATTAGCAGGGACGACGGGCATTAATCTAGTAGAGTTAGAGAGGGATCCGTATACGGCTCACCGATTGATGGAAATGCATGCGGTTCAGCCCGAGGATGCCTTCGTCATCGTATCGAATTCCGGCAGGAACGGCGCATCGAATGAGCTTGCACTGGAGTGTCAACGCAGGGGCATTCCGGTGATTGTCGTGACCTCGCTGGATCATTCGCAGCATACAGACAGTCGTCATCCGAGCGGCAAGAAGCTCTATGAGATCGCAGACGTTGTCATTGATAATTGCTGTCCATATGGCGATGTACTATTAGACATTCCAGGTCTGACAGAAAAAACAGGCTCGGCCTCCAGTGTTGCGGGCGCGATGATCGCACAATCGCTAACCGCAGAAATCATTGCGCGCTTTGTCCAAGCGGATCGCACTCCGCCGGTATTCATTAGCGCCAATGTGGATGGAGGCGACGAGCATAATCGAGCCATCGTCCAACAATATGGACATCGACAAATCACTTATTAG
- a CDS encoding Gfo/Idh/MocA family protein → MTEQQHRIIVAGCGGMSHVWIQTALKRKDAVIVALVDVFPDNARKIKDEYALNCEIYTELEPAIKDTNANLVMDVTIPDSHFDICTTAMRNGCNVLGEKPMAANLEQAKEIIRVSEATGRTLSVMQNRRYDANIRALREMIQSGTIGKPGMVNADFFLGPHFGGFRELMDSPLIVDMAIHTFDQARFMLGADPVSVYCHEFNPAGSWYQGNAAAICIYEMSDGSVFCYRGSWCAEGASTSWESNWRITGEKGTAMWDGVGAPYAEVVAPKTYAGEFQRDLIRMEAPLTWTGQPGHAGCLDEMFQALAQGRHAETDCRDNIHSLKMVMGAIQSARSGQKVIL, encoded by the coding sequence ATGACGGAACAACAGCATCGGATCATCGTCGCCGGTTGTGGCGGCATGTCGCATGTATGGATTCAAACCGCGTTGAAACGGAAGGATGCGGTTATTGTCGCGCTGGTTGACGTATTTCCGGACAATGCCCGAAAAATAAAGGACGAGTACGCCCTAAATTGTGAGATATACACGGAACTGGAACCGGCGATTAAGGACACGAATGCGAATCTGGTGATGGATGTTACAATTCCAGATAGTCATTTTGATATTTGTACCACGGCGATGCGAAATGGCTGCAATGTATTGGGTGAGAAGCCGATGGCGGCCAATCTGGAGCAAGCAAAGGAGATTATTAGGGTATCTGAAGCGACGGGCAGAACGTTATCCGTCATGCAGAATCGACGCTATGATGCCAATATTCGTGCACTTCGCGAGATGATTCAATCCGGTACGATTGGCAAGCCCGGGATGGTTAACGCCGATTTCTTTCTTGGACCGCATTTCGGGGGGTTCAGGGAGCTTATGGACAGCCCGTTAATTGTCGATATGGCGATTCATACCTTCGATCAGGCCAGATTTATGCTGGGAGCTGATCCGGTATCGGTCTACTGCCATGAGTTTAATCCCGCAGGGTCTTGGTACCAAGGCAATGCAGCGGCAATCTGTATTTACGAAATGTCGGACGGCTCTGTTTTCTGCTACCGAGGCTCCTGGTGCGCCGAAGGTGCGTCCACCTCATGGGAATCGAACTGGCGGATTACGGGGGAGAAAGGGACGGCGATGTGGGATGGCGTGGGAGCGCCTTACGCGGAAGTCGTTGCCCCAAAGACGTATGCGGGCGAATTTCAGCGTGATCTGATCCGGATGGAGGCACCGTTAACCTGGACGGGACAGCCTGGTCATGCAGGCTGCCTGGATGAGATGTTCCAGGCTCTTGCGCAAGGGCGGCATGCGGAAACGGATTGCCGTGATAACATCCATAGCTTGAAGATGGTGATGGGTGCGATTCAGAGTGCGCGCAGCGGCCAGAAAGTAATCTTGTAA
- a CDS encoding ABC transporter substrate-binding protein, which translates to MKQHNRVTWRIFIISIILLIGLTGCGGNSKDMTSNEKPTKENTSQENANTTNDTKDVKLVFWHYLNDRHDLLKEMAADFEQKTGIQVDIQLFGGDGFKQKIMASAQNNALPDVMTFAGGAGDLGQLVESGNVMELSDMKDIFSKFPSTILKTFSYDEGNIFGVKKLGTYAIPMDTNNIQFVYNTKLFEKAGITSAPTTWEELLADVDKLKAAGIVPFATGIGSWVAGSLAAPYEIAYLGEEKLVNVKKGQEPLMDSGYLNVLKRFEDLYKHGAFAEGIATMDLPTAEQMFVNEEVAMIYDGSWAIGVFNQMNPSFTQYDVFSPPKPADATHDVKIPGGIGVPLVINQHTPNKEAAMQFVRFLVEKEQQQKYASKSFNLPANMEAATSEGGMTPALRNFSLGMNHIIENGGTYPVPSVETVLQKGIQLIAIGQSTPDQVLKEMDTELQKALKEKKE; encoded by the coding sequence ATGAAGCAGCATAACCGTGTGACATGGCGGATATTCATCATATCCATCATCCTATTGATTGGTTTGACGGGCTGTGGCGGGAACTCCAAAGATATGACTTCCAATGAGAAACCAACGAAAGAGAACACGTCGCAAGAGAATGCGAATACGACTAACGATACGAAGGACGTTAAGCTTGTGTTTTGGCATTATTTGAATGACCGTCATGACTTATTGAAAGAAATGGCAGCGGACTTTGAACAGAAAACGGGGATCCAAGTCGATATCCAACTATTCGGCGGCGACGGCTTTAAGCAAAAGATCATGGCATCGGCACAAAATAACGCATTGCCGGATGTGATGACCTTCGCTGGCGGTGCCGGAGATCTGGGGCAGCTCGTCGAGTCGGGCAACGTCATGGAACTTAGCGATATGAAAGATATATTCAGCAAGTTTCCTAGCACCATTTTGAAAACGTTTTCTTACGATGAAGGTAATATTTTTGGCGTGAAAAAATTAGGCACTTATGCGATCCCAATGGATACGAACAATATCCAGTTCGTCTACAACACCAAGCTGTTCGAAAAAGCAGGCATCACTTCCGCGCCAACGACATGGGAGGAGCTGCTCGCTGATGTCGATAAGCTCAAAGCGGCAGGCATCGTTCCGTTCGCAACAGGCATTGGCTCATGGGTGGCCGGTTCGCTGGCAGCGCCCTATGAGATCGCATATCTAGGCGAAGAGAAGTTAGTGAACGTGAAGAAGGGCCAAGAGCCGCTCATGGATTCAGGTTACCTGAATGTACTGAAGCGATTCGAGGACCTGTACAAACATGGCGCATTCGCGGAAGGTATCGCGACGATGGATTTGCCAACGGCGGAGCAAATGTTCGTCAATGAAGAGGTTGCGATGATCTATGACGGTTCATGGGCTATCGGTGTGTTCAATCAGATGAATCCGAGTTTTACGCAATATGATGTATTCTCGCCGCCAAAACCGGCGGACGCGACGCATGATGTGAAAATACCAGGCGGTATCGGCGTTCCGCTCGTCATCAATCAACACACGCCAAATAAAGAAGCGGCTATGCAATTCGTCAGATTCCTCGTTGAAAAGGAGCAGCAGCAAAAATACGCATCCAAAAGCTTCAATCTGCCTGCCAACATGGAAGCGGCGACATCGGAAGGCGGCATGACGCCGGCCTTGCGCAACTTCTCGCTAGGCATGAACCATATCATCGAGAACGGTGGCACTTACCCGGTTCCAAGCGTGGAGACCGTTCTGCAAAAAGGAATTCAGTTAATTGCCATTGGACAGTCGACACCAGATCAGGTACTAAAGGAAATGGATACGGAGCTGCAAAAGGCATTAAAAGAAAAGAAAGAATAG
- a CDS encoding AraC family transcriptional regulator, translating into MTYPLELREKTYFNDPSYPINIFHNFMNAPYHGAPALYMHWHDHFEIIWMARGQAIFHIDSQPYETAPGDILMVPPGALHVGYSACTGSLDYDAIVFNASLFRHQSSDPMHSLFIAPYVEGILRFPIKISHDDWANALIRTLLKEIIDEFATKQQGYELIVRSQMYILLTRLSRHFMPRQQLAATTQSQARNVERFKQLLRYIDDHYAEPISVSKAAAIVNLNPYHFCKMFKKTTGSTLVEYINLIRIQAAERLLRESDHTITAIAEQVGLGNPNYFTKLFKRCRGISPSQWRKQSIHMSLEDKVE; encoded by the coding sequence ATGACCTATCCCCTTGAACTTAGAGAAAAGACTTATTTCAACGATCCCTCATATCCGATCAATATTTTTCATAACTTTATGAATGCACCTTATCACGGGGCACCAGCACTATATATGCACTGGCATGACCACTTCGAAATCATATGGATGGCCCGCGGACAAGCCATTTTTCATATTGATAGCCAGCCTTACGAGACAGCGCCAGGGGATATCCTCATGGTTCCACCCGGCGCGCTGCATGTTGGATACAGCGCCTGTACCGGTTCACTGGACTATGACGCGATCGTCTTCAACGCATCGTTATTTAGACATCAATCATCCGATCCGATGCATTCGTTATTTATTGCCCCCTATGTAGAAGGGATTTTGCGCTTTCCTATCAAAATTAGCCATGATGATTGGGCCAATGCCCTTATTCGTACCCTTCTTAAAGAAATCATTGATGAATTCGCAACGAAGCAGCAAGGATACGAGCTGATCGTCAGAAGCCAGATGTACATATTGCTTACTCGCCTTTCCAGACATTTTATGCCTAGACAACAATTGGCGGCAACAACCCAAAGCCAAGCGCGCAATGTCGAACGATTCAAACAACTGCTGCGCTACATCGATGATCATTACGCTGAACCAATATCCGTATCTAAGGCCGCTGCCATCGTCAATTTAAATCCGTATCATTTCTGCAAAATGTTTAAGAAAACGACTGGCTCAACGCTGGTCGAATATATCAATCTCATCCGCATTCAAGCCGCTGAACGGCTTCTACGAGAAAGTGATCATACCATTACCGCAATTGCCGAGCAGGTCGGACTGGGCAATCCGAATTACTTTACCAAGCTGTTCAAGCGCTGCAGAGGCATCTCGCCATCACAATGGAGGAAACAATCCATCCATATGTCGCTGGAAGATAAGGTGGAGTAA
- a CDS encoding carbohydrate ABC transporter permease, with amino-acid sequence MDASSLPSTKGKSYGNRKKIIMRYLNLAYVLPALLLFILFSLLPIIRTVQYSFTNFNGVNPNYDVVGFKNYAAALTDTRWWEAVGNGVIFALLSLVFMNTIALLLSVAANSNIRGGKFYRVVFYIPPILSGIVVGYIWKWIYEPKGLLNGVLRDIGLDHFTHVWLGSIDTALYAVAVSSMWQGVGGSFILFLAGLQGIPKDLYEAASIDGASRSQQLRYITIPSLRKVYTLVNILTILGALGIFNHVYAMTMGGPGYATEVPALRIYREAFTNSDFGMANAFSLIFGIMLFILSLIQLKLSQKKD; translated from the coding sequence ATGGACGCAAGCAGCTTGCCAAGCACGAAAGGGAAGTCATACGGCAATCGAAAGAAAATCATCATGCGCTATCTTAATTTGGCTTATGTTTTGCCAGCGTTGCTGTTGTTTATCTTATTTTCATTGCTTCCGATCATTCGCACGGTACAATACAGCTTTACGAATTTCAATGGCGTGAATCCAAACTATGATGTTGTCGGCTTCAAGAACTATGCCGCAGCATTAACTGATACGCGGTGGTGGGAAGCGGTAGGCAATGGGGTCATTTTTGCACTGTTGTCGCTTGTATTCATGAATACCATTGCGCTGCTGCTGTCCGTCGCGGCGAACTCGAACATTCGGGGCGGCAAGTTTTACCGTGTCGTATTCTATATCCCGCCGATCCTGTCCGGCATCGTTGTCGGGTACATTTGGAAATGGATTTATGAGCCGAAGGGACTTCTGAACGGTGTGCTGAGGGACATTGGCCTTGACCATTTCACGCATGTATGGCTAGGTTCGATCGACACGGCGCTCTATGCAGTAGCGGTCAGCTCGATGTGGCAAGGGGTCGGAGGCTCGTTCATTTTATTCCTGGCGGGACTCCAAGGCATACCCAAAGACTTGTATGAAGCGGCGAGCATCGACGGCGCGAGCCGGTCTCAGCAATTGCGCTACATTACGATTCCATCGCTGCGCAAGGTATACACGCTGGTCAATATTTTGACGATCCTCGGGGCGCTCGGCATATTCAATCACGTCTATGCGATGACGATGGGGGGACCCGGTTACGCGACAGAGGTACCTGCGCTGCGCATTTATCGTGAAGCCTTTACCAATTCTGATTTCGGCATGGCGAATGCCTTCTCGTTAATATTCGGGATCATGCTGTTTATTTTATCGCTCATCCAATTAAAGCTGTCCCAGAAGAAAGACTAG
- a CDS encoding S-layer homology domain-containing protein: MVHLRKRIAFIIIAMMMITSAAPGYAHANAGDVAEGYDAESVANDTSARYQKIIDAEAEWIASLQFDNGAIPTYSKAIDSYNGKYKVIPYFTHIALLGLLEKPEYANIVKKYMDWYFAHLNEGKGPDAPDGSVYDYVVETDRQTETPTLDFDSTDSYASTFLNVLRKYAEVTGDTAYVAEHKEQVLKIASAMLSTQEADGLTWAKPTYRVKYLMDNTEVYRGLIDMAWIAEHIFGDTAEAARFEAIKEQVHTAIQSELWLEQKNMYSPGKTDSGTLLNPDWRTFYADATAQISPIWAGVIAPDSERAIQLYNSFNEHHPGWPTLAKSDAFPWAILASAAALMGDKVRVDQFLQSIEATYVDKDHPWPWYVMESGLSLLTAAQMQKLPDVPVQFDMALMEEGTVIETLPYQLTGTAIGLQDIEVTFIHQLTGEQKVFHAVPEAGTWGIALQGLVNGDYQVKVKAKDRFNNIYFTRDLTVAVRLGAAGEGMAKVTIKAERELLRRNESTSIVIEVFNKDGKQLDLSDAQIAYHMDLPNLLVQESANRFTLRGLPLDPAIQQIKLWAFVTRGNDVLKTDEIAIRISREAASKPDDILDTMSGWLFGRQLPNGALTLNEQQKEIDPAASNIAALGFLLRPETIELAEKYITNYVGSWNWGDRFGVYGTKYEMKLNEQSGEWVSTEDYKSAAASIASFISLQRAYFERTGKFVITQYQLDILTGGLGLMALQAADGLMWSKKDGKIKSLQDNLLVLKGMQDSVWLFRNHFKDEGPAAYFEKYMEMLREGIKSKLWNEEAGAYAMSIDASGQPTPADWTKWEDAGAQLTAIAAGVVAPDSSEAAALYTALNQSFPKWASEGELSGLHGVAAYVATLMGDADRAMASLTRVTDTLKAGHLSADWDVSSAGYAMLAAHAVKDLVKSDKTKLEALISQANQLYAQAQEGTSAGYYPVGSKSRLQAAITAAEAVMQDGAAMQEAVDAAVAALMQAVETFKKSVHVDQPTNPGNPSNPNHSSTPSVSSSIEKAALNQVIADAKSKHATAVEGSRPGEYKAGAKKALQAAIDAAVAIQKLDNATQQQVNEAAAALKRAVIEFMKQVVTEGGSEGNRSNQGTIDFKDMQGHWSNSVVARAASLGIVKGFADSTFRPDQQVTREQFVSMLARALQLSSASVAGSGTTFKDDDQISSWAKSDVTAAIDAKLIQGFQDGTFRPEQLITRTQLAMLAARAAGLDPQSAKATQVNYADVNQIPSWAKKDVAAATAAHFVQGKAADRFDPLAAATRAEAVKVIMAVLDYMGAGNSKK, encoded by the coding sequence ATGGTTCATTTAAGAAAAAGAATTGCCTTTATTATTATTGCCATGATGATGATAACGTCAGCCGCTCCCGGTTATGCCCATGCAAACGCTGGCGACGTGGCGGAAGGATATGATGCAGAGAGCGTGGCGAATGATACAAGCGCCAGGTATCAAAAGATTATCGATGCCGAAGCAGAATGGATTGCCAGCCTGCAATTCGACAATGGCGCAATTCCAACGTATAGCAAGGCGATTGATAGCTATAACGGAAAGTACAAGGTCATTCCCTATTTCACGCACATTGCTCTGCTCGGCTTGCTGGAAAAGCCGGAATATGCGAACATCGTGAAAAAATACATGGATTGGTACTTTGCCCATTTGAACGAAGGGAAAGGACCGGATGCACCGGATGGATCGGTCTACGATTATGTCGTAGAGACGGATCGCCAGACGGAGACGCCTACGCTCGATTTCGACTCGACGGATTCTTATGCGTCTACCTTCTTGAACGTGCTGCGCAAATATGCAGAGGTAACAGGGGATACGGCGTATGTCGCAGAGCACAAGGAACAAGTCCTGAAGATCGCTTCGGCGATGCTCTCCACGCAGGAGGCGGATGGTCTAACGTGGGCGAAGCCGACCTATCGAGTGAAGTATTTGATGGACAACACCGAGGTGTATCGAGGACTCATCGATATGGCATGGATCGCTGAGCATATTTTTGGTGACACGGCCGAAGCAGCCAGATTTGAAGCAATCAAAGAGCAGGTTCATACGGCAATTCAATCCGAGCTATGGCTGGAACAAAAAAACATGTATTCGCCAGGGAAGACAGATTCGGGGACACTACTGAATCCGGATTGGCGGACCTTCTATGCCGATGCGACGGCTCAGATCTCCCCGATTTGGGCAGGCGTCATCGCGCCAGACAGCGAGCGGGCGATCCAGTTGTACAATAGCTTCAATGAACATCATCCTGGCTGGCCGACACTTGCGAAGAGCGATGCTTTCCCATGGGCGATCCTCGCCAGTGCGGCAGCGTTGATGGGAGACAAGGTGCGCGTTGATCAATTTTTGCAATCGATTGAAGCTACCTATGTGGATAAAGATCATCCGTGGCCATGGTACGTCATGGAGAGCGGCTTAAGTTTGCTCACAGCTGCCCAAATGCAGAAGCTGCCAGATGTACCGGTTCAATTCGATATGGCCTTGATGGAAGAGGGGACCGTCATCGAAACTCTTCCTTATCAATTGACAGGCACAGCCATTGGCCTGCAGGATATCGAAGTTACATTTATCCATCAGCTGACAGGCGAACAGAAAGTCTTTCATGCCGTACCTGAAGCGGGAACGTGGGGGATAGCGCTGCAAGGGCTGGTCAATGGCGATTATCAGGTCAAAGTAAAAGCCAAGGATCGCTTTAACAACATTTATTTTACACGTGATTTGACCGTCGCCGTCCGTCTTGGGGCTGCAGGGGAAGGCATGGCTAAAGTTACGATCAAGGCAGAACGCGAATTGTTGCGCCGTAACGAGAGCACTTCGATCGTGATTGAAGTTTTCAATAAGGATGGCAAGCAGCTCGATCTGTCGGATGCGCAAATTGCGTATCATATGGATCTACCCAACCTGCTGGTGCAAGAAAGCGCGAATCGCTTTACTTTGCGCGGCTTGCCCCTTGATCCGGCTATTCAGCAGATCAAGCTGTGGGCGTTCGTCACGAGAGGAAATGACGTGCTGAAGACGGATGAGATTGCGATCCGCATTTCTCGCGAGGCGGCTTCAAAGCCGGATGACATATTGGATACGATGTCGGGCTGGCTGTTTGGACGCCAGCTTCCTAATGGAGCTTTGACACTGAATGAACAGCAGAAGGAGATAGATCCGGCTGCATCCAATATCGCTGCGCTAGGTTTCTTGCTAAGGCCGGAGACGATTGAACTCGCTGAGAAATATATCACGAATTATGTGGGCAGTTGGAATTGGGGAGACCGCTTTGGCGTCTATGGTACCAAATATGAAATGAAGCTGAATGAGCAGAGTGGCGAGTGGGTTTCGACAGAGGACTATAAGAGCGCTGCTGCCAGTATCGCTTCCTTTATATCGCTGCAGCGCGCCTATTTTGAGCGAACGGGCAAGTTCGTCATTACCCAGTATCAACTAGATATTCTGACAGGCGGTCTGGGGCTGATGGCTTTGCAGGCTGCTGATGGTCTCATGTGGTCGAAAAAAGATGGGAAGATCAAATCGTTACAGGACAATTTGCTAGTCCTGAAAGGAATGCAGGATAGTGTATGGCTGTTCCGGAATCATTTTAAGGACGAAGGTCCAGCGGCTTACTTCGAGAAGTATATGGAAATGCTGCGTGAAGGGATCAAGTCTAAGCTATGGAATGAAGAGGCGGGGGCATATGCGATGTCAATCGATGCGTCAGGTCAACCGACTCCGGCAGATTGGACGAAGTGGGAGGATGCCGGCGCTCAGCTTACGGCGATTGCTGCAGGAGTTGTTGCTCCAGACAGCAGCGAGGCGGCAGCTCTTTATACGGCATTGAACCAGAGCTTTCCGAAATGGGCTTCAGAGGGCGAGCTGAGCGGCCTACACGGTGTTGCTGCGTATGTCGCGACATTAATGGGCGATGCCGATCGCGCGATGGCTAGCTTGACACGGGTGACGGATACGCTCAAGGCAGGCCACCTGTCAGCCGACTGGGATGTATCGAGTGCGGGTTATGCCATGCTGGCTGCGCATGCCGTCAAGGATCTGGTGAAGTCGGATAAGACGAAGCTGGAAGCCTTGATATCGCAGGCGAATCAATTGTATGCGCAGGCACAGGAGGGGACGTCTGCCGGTTATTACCCCGTCGGATCGAAATCTCGACTCCAGGCGGCGATTACAGCAGCCGAGGCTGTGATGCAGGATGGAGCGGCGATGCAAGAGGCTGTCGATGCAGCCGTTGCAGCTCTTATGCAAGCTGTCGAGACATTCAAGAAGTCCGTCCATGTTGATCAACCGACGAACCCGGGCAATCCAAGTAATCCCAATCATTCATCTACACCTTCAGTTTCAAGCAGCATTGAAAAAGCAGCGCTGAATCAGGTTATCGCTGACGCAAAATCGAAACATGCAACAGCCGTAGAAGGCAGTAGGCCAGGAGAGTATAAAGCTGGGGCGAAGAAGGCTCTGCAAGCTGCGATTGATGCGGCTGTCGCGATCCAGAAGCTAGATAACGCTACGCAACAGCAAGTGAATGAAGCTGCGGCTGCCCTGAAGCGTGCGGTGATTGAATTTATGAAGCAGGTGGTTACCGAAGGAGGCAGTGAGGGGAACAGGAGCAATCAGGGGACGATCGACTTCAAAGACATGCAAGGCCACTGGTCGAATTCCGTTGTAGCCAGAGCGGCATCGCTTGGTATCGTCAAAGGTTTTGCCGACAGCACCTTCCGCCCGGATCAGCAAGTGACGAGAGAGCAGTTCGTATCGATGCTTGCGCGCGCTCTTCAGCTTTCTTCCGCTTCGGTAGCGGGGAGTGGGACTACGTTTAAGGACGATGATCAAATTTCGTCATGGGCTAAATCCGATGTAACAGCAGCAATTGATGCGAAGCTGATTCAAGGATTCCAAGACGGCACGTTCCGTCCGGAGCAGTTGATCACGCGCACGCAGCTCGCCATGCTGGCTGCCCGTGCCGCAGGTCTGGATCCACAATCGGCTAAAGCCACGCAAGTGAACTATGCGGATGTGAACCAAATTCCATCCTGGGCCAAGAAGGATGTTGCGGCCGCAACGGCTGCTCACTTCGTTCAAGGTAAAGCTGCAGACCGATTTGATCCATTGGCAGCAGCAACGAGAGCGGAAGCAGTGAAGGTCATCATGGCGGTGCTCGATTATATGGGTGCGGGGAATAGTAAGAAGTAG
- a CDS encoding carbohydrate ABC transporter permease, producing MQSKGTFFFKGITHLSLIVWTVISIFPLVWMVSTSLKQRNEIFTNRSLIPNNAFNFENYKDAWFQGNFNVYTFNSVLYSVIVVVCVVLFASLASYAIARLDMAGKKVIFLGFMATLMIPIPGAFISIYLVVSNLGLANTRIGYILPLIAAALPVSIFILKTFFDEMSRELEEAAIIDGATSFQIYYRLMLPIARPALATIVILNTLSVWNEFMLALVLFSENRLMPIQMGLSVFVGQYTTQYELLMAASTIMVLPVVLVYIAMQKQFIQGITSGAIKG from the coding sequence ATGCAGAGTAAAGGCACGTTCTTTTTCAAAGGCATCACTCATTTATCCCTGATCGTGTGGACTGTGATCTCCATTTTTCCGCTTGTGTGGATGGTCTCGACCTCACTGAAGCAGCGGAATGAAATTTTTACGAACCGGAGTCTGATTCCGAACAATGCGTTTAATTTCGAAAACTACAAGGATGCATGGTTTCAGGGCAATTTTAATGTCTATACGTTCAACAGCGTCTTATATTCCGTGATTGTCGTGGTGTGCGTAGTTCTATTCGCATCGCTAGCCTCATACGCCATCGCGAGATTGGATATGGCAGGGAAGAAGGTCATTTTCTTAGGTTTTATGGCTACGTTAATGATCCCGATTCCTGGTGCCTTTATTTCGATCTATCTTGTGGTCAGCAATTTGGGACTCGCGAATACGAGAATCGGCTATATTTTACCGCTCATTGCCGCAGCGCTGCCGGTGTCGATTTTCATCTTAAAAACTTTTTTTGATGAGATGTCGCGCGAACTGGAGGAAGCAGCGATCATTGACGGCGCCACCAGCTTCCAAATCTATTATAGACTCATGCTGCCCATTGCCCGGCCGGCGCTTGCGACGATCGTGATCCTCAATACATTATCGGTGTGGAACGAGTTTATGCTGGCCTTAGTGCTGTTCTCAGAAAATAGGCTGATGCCGATTCAGATGGGCTTATCCGTGTTCGTCGGACAATACACGACGCAGTATGAGCTGTTGATGGCGGCTTCCACGATTATGGTGCTGCCAGTCGTGCTCGTGTATATTGCGATGCAAAAACAATTCATCCAAGGGATAACATCAGGTGCGATAAAAGGCTAA
- a CDS encoding sugar phosphate isomerase/epimerase family protein: protein MQDSKHFLRIGTLVAGQDAVRVLPQILPHGFESITLTFWQTTGGIDLKELAKQVREIVDAHGVVISALSVFGNPLTGEGDSADTLASWERAIDHAHLFGADIVSGFTGRLTDQPIEESLPRYKEVFGELSKRAADRGIRIAFENCDMGGNWWKGDWNIAHNPKAWEMMFNTVPSDHIGLEWEPCHQMVSLIDPIPQLRKWVDKVFHVHGKDATIAWDIVKEHGIHGPKAFVWHRTPGFGDTNWTDVISILRQAGYQGTIDIEGWHDPVYRDELEMTGQVHALNYLKQCRGGAFVPNPV from the coding sequence ATGCAAGACAGCAAGCACTTTCTACGAATTGGTACCTTGGTTGCAGGACAGGATGCGGTACGTGTTCTTCCGCAAATTTTACCTCACGGTTTTGAATCGATTACGCTAACGTTCTGGCAAACGACTGGTGGGATTGATCTTAAGGAGTTAGCTAAACAGGTGCGTGAAATCGTCGATGCGCATGGGGTTGTGATTTCAGCGTTGAGTGTATTCGGAAATCCGTTAACGGGAGAAGGCGACAGTGCGGACACATTGGCGAGTTGGGAGCGCGCGATTGATCATGCTCATTTATTTGGAGCTGATATTGTAAGCGGGTTTACAGGTCGACTGACGGATCAACCTATCGAGGAATCTTTGCCGCGGTATAAGGAAGTGTTCGGAGAATTAAGCAAACGTGCTGCTGATCGCGGAATACGAATCGCTTTCGAGAACTGCGATATGGGCGGCAACTGGTGGAAGGGGGACTGGAACATTGCGCATAATCCAAAAGCATGGGAGATGATGTTCAACACCGTTCCGAGTGATCATATTGGACTGGAGTGGGAGCCATGTCATCAGATGGTTAGCTTGATCGACCCGATCCCGCAGCTTCGCAAATGGGTAGACAAAGTGTTTCATGTGCATGGAAAGGATGCGACGATCGCTTGGGATATTGTCAAAGAGCATGGGATTCATGGTCCTAAAGCGTTCGTGTGGCATCGTACGCCAGGGTTTGGCGATACCAATTGGACGGATGTTATTTCCATTCTAAGACAAGCTGGTTATCAGGGAACAATCGATATCGAGGGTTGGCATGACCCGGTATATCGCGATGAGCTTGAAATGACGGGACAGGTGCATGCGCTCAATTATTTGAAACAATGTCGAGGCGGCGCGTTTGTGCCGAATCCGGTATAG